A single genomic interval of Rosistilla ulvae harbors:
- a CDS encoding S46 family peptidase, translated as MNKVSLVLAFLLSSSSFADEGMWLFNDLPNEYLRDRYSFKADDAWVKRLMQASVRLNSGGSGSFVSSDGLVLTNHHVASDTLHKLSTADRNLIEEGFLARSHEQELKAPDLELNQLVEIVDVSEKVAAAVTPAMSPEHAVTARRAVIAEIEKESLDRTGLRSDVVTLFGGAQYHLYRYKKYTDVRLVWAPETKIAFFGGDADNFEYPRYCMDATILRVYEQGKPAKIENFLPWSDTEIDEHELVFVSGHPGRTQRIFTVEALKYLRDHRLPYVLDYLRRKEVLMQQFGLRGKEESRRAQDELFGIQNSRKAYGGMLAGLQDPKTMQEKVRRQQRVLEAVRSKQPEAAAAWETIARLQQQRVEILDQTSGFRSRLYDLAETLVLMAAEDKKPNSERLPELRVSNRDSLLQDLLSTAPIYNDLEQVKLTDELMRLAERRGGDDPLVVEILDGKRPDVRAAELVFGTKVGDLETRKQFVEVGAPLIDKSEDPMILLARAMQGEYQRLRKIRDELDEQEKQAYTQITEASLAAGSTSKYPDATFTLRLAIGTIKGYSQNGVEVPAWTKMEGIFDYAAKHAGQEDYELPESWQRAAAAIPRGTPMNFVCTADIIGGNSGSPVVNRAGELVGLIFDGNIQSLTADYIYTSDQARAVSVSAAAIRVALEKIYGAPFLANQLGR; from the coding sequence ATGAACAAGGTTTCTCTAGTGCTCGCTTTCTTGTTATCCAGCAGCAGCTTTGCCGACGAAGGGATGTGGTTGTTCAACGACCTTCCCAATGAATACTTGCGAGATCGTTACAGCTTCAAAGCAGATGATGCCTGGGTGAAGCGACTGATGCAGGCGTCGGTGCGATTGAACTCCGGCGGCTCGGGGTCGTTTGTGTCGAGCGATGGACTTGTGTTGACGAACCATCACGTCGCCTCGGACACGCTGCATAAACTGAGCACGGCCGATCGCAACCTGATCGAAGAGGGCTTTCTTGCGCGATCGCACGAGCAGGAACTGAAAGCTCCCGACCTCGAATTGAACCAGTTGGTCGAGATCGTCGATGTCAGCGAAAAGGTGGCCGCCGCGGTCACGCCGGCGATGTCTCCCGAACACGCCGTCACCGCGCGGCGAGCTGTGATCGCAGAGATCGAAAAGGAATCGCTCGACCGGACCGGGCTGCGGTCGGATGTCGTAACGCTCTTCGGCGGTGCGCAATACCATCTGTATCGATACAAAAAATACACCGACGTCCGCTTGGTTTGGGCTCCCGAGACCAAGATCGCCTTCTTCGGCGGCGACGCCGACAACTTCGAATACCCTCGCTACTGCATGGACGCCACGATCCTGCGGGTTTACGAACAGGGGAAGCCGGCCAAGATCGAGAACTTCCTGCCGTGGAGCGATACGGAGATCGATGAGCACGAACTGGTCTTCGTCTCCGGACATCCAGGGCGGACGCAGCGGATCTTTACTGTCGAGGCGCTGAAGTACCTGCGCGACCACCGGCTCCCGTATGTGCTTGATTACTTGCGGCGCAAAGAGGTGCTGATGCAGCAGTTTGGGCTGCGTGGCAAAGAGGAATCGCGCCGGGCTCAGGACGAACTGTTCGGCATCCAGAACTCGCGGAAAGCGTACGGTGGCATGCTGGCGGGACTGCAAGATCCCAAGACGATGCAGGAGAAGGTCCGTCGTCAGCAGCGGGTGCTCGAAGCGGTCCGGTCCAAACAGCCCGAAGCGGCAGCGGCCTGGGAAACCATCGCTCGACTGCAACAACAACGTGTCGAAATCCTCGATCAGACCAGCGGCTTCCGGTCGCGGTTGTACGATCTGGCGGAGACGCTGGTCTTGATGGCTGCTGAAGATAAGAAGCCGAATTCCGAGCGATTGCCCGAGCTGCGCGTCTCCAATCGCGATTCGCTGCTGCAGGATCTACTGAGCACTGCGCCGATCTACAACGATCTGGAGCAAGTCAAATTGACCGATGAACTGATGCGTTTGGCGGAGCGTCGCGGTGGCGACGATCCGCTGGTCGTCGAGATTCTCGACGGTAAACGACCCGACGTCCGCGCGGCCGAACTCGTCTTCGGCACCAAGGTCGGCGACCTCGAGACGCGGAAGCAGTTCGTCGAAGTCGGCGCGCCGTTGATCGACAAATCGGAAGACCCGATGATCCTGCTGGCCCGAGCGATGCAGGGGGAATACCAACGATTGCGGAAGATCCGCGACGAACTGGACGAACAGGAGAAGCAGGCTTACACGCAGATCACCGAAGCTTCGCTCGCCGCCGGCAGCACGTCGAAGTATCCCGACGCAACCTTCACGCTGCGACTGGCGATCGGCACGATCAAAGGATATTCGCAGAACGGGGTGGAGGTTCCGGCCTGGACGAAGATGGAAGGGATCTTCGACTACGCAGCGAAACATGCGGGGCAGGAAGACTACGAACTCCCCGAAAGCTGGCAGCGTGCGGCCGCCGCGATCCCGCGGGGAACCCCGATGAATTTTGTTTGCACCGCGGACATCATCGGCGGCAACAGCGGCAGCCCGGTCGTGAATCGCGCCGGCGAACTGGTCGGGCTGATCTTCGACGGGAACATCCAAAGTTTGACGGCCGATTACATCTATACCTCCGATCAGGCACGAGCGGTTTCGGTTTCGGCAGCCGCAATTCGGGTAGCGTTGGAAAAAATTTATGGTGCGCCGTTTCTTGCTAACCAGCTGGGACGCTGA
- a CDS encoding AIM24 family protein: MSDGRYTLDAFLEKTRDRDLHQGLFELESDRMLDINLNGEVWIKLGAMVAYTGQVKFEREGILSRGIGNLLKKAVSGEGTSLTKATGNGSVFCADSGKKITILQLENNAICVNGNDLLAFEMSLKYDIKMMRRMTSMLAGGLFNIRLEGTGMVAITSHYDPMTLPVTPAQPVTTDPNATVLWSGNLEPELKTDVQFKTFFGRGSGESVQLQFRGNGFVVVQPYEEVYFQHGGS; the protein is encoded by the coding sequence ATGTCAGACGGTCGATACACGCTCGATGCCTTTTTGGAAAAGACCCGAGATCGCGATCTGCACCAAGGACTGTTCGAACTCGAATCGGACCGGATGCTCGACATCAACCTCAACGGCGAGGTTTGGATCAAACTGGGGGCGATGGTCGCCTACACCGGGCAGGTGAAGTTCGAGCGGGAGGGAATCCTATCGCGTGGGATCGGCAATTTGTTAAAGAAGGCGGTCTCGGGCGAAGGGACTTCGCTGACCAAAGCGACTGGCAACGGATCGGTCTTCTGCGCCGATTCGGGGAAGAAGATCACGATCCTGCAGCTGGAGAACAACGCGATCTGCGTCAACGGGAACGACCTGCTGGCCTTTGAGATGTCGCTGAAATACGACATCAAGATGATGCGGCGGATGACGTCGATGCTCGCCGGTGGCCTGTTCAACATTCGGCTCGAAGGGACCGGGATGGTGGCGATCACCAGCCACTACGATCCGATGACGCTGCCGGTCACGCCAGCTCAACCTGTCACAACCGACCCTAATGCGACGGTCCTCTGGTCGGGCAATCTCGAACCGGAACTGAAGACCGATGTCCAATTCAAGACCTTCTTCGGACGCGGATCGGGCGAATCGGTCCAGCTGCAGTTCCGCGGCAATGGGTTCGTCGTCGTGCAACCGTACGAAGAGGTCTACTTCCAACACGGCGGCAGCTGA
- a CDS encoding sugar phosphate isomerase/epimerase family protein, which produces MQDSHSSAQSPLSRRQLLTSSFAAASLAAISPQLAGAAEMIPGRHAPKFKFSLAAYSYRSLLQGKGDVAPKMDLLGFIDECARMQLDGVELTSYYMPEEPTDAYLIGLRSHCFRQGLAVSGTAIRNDFGHSETVARNRNLDHVRRWIDHAATLHAPMIRIFAGHGQKGNSPEQTHDLMVDGIQKSCDYAAKHGIYLALENHGGVTASADGLLKLVRDVDSPWLGVNLDTGNFRFGGEPYEQMEAVAKYAVNVQVKVVVKDADGKPQPMDFARLKKILTDANYRGFVVLEYEEPGDVPAECRRYVQQMRTDLAL; this is translated from the coding sequence ATGCAAGACTCTCACTCCTCCGCCCAGTCGCCGTTGTCTCGCCGCCAGTTGTTGACAAGCTCGTTCGCCGCCGCCTCCTTGGCCGCAATTTCGCCACAACTTGCTGGCGCTGCCGAGATGATTCCGGGACGTCATGCCCCGAAGTTCAAGTTCTCATTAGCAGCCTACAGCTACCGCTCGCTGCTGCAGGGAAAGGGAGATGTCGCACCCAAAATGGATCTGCTGGGCTTCATCGACGAATGCGCCCGGATGCAGTTGGATGGTGTGGAGCTGACCAGTTATTACATGCCCGAAGAACCGACCGACGCCTATCTGATCGGCCTGCGTTCGCACTGCTTCCGCCAGGGGCTGGCCGTTTCGGGTACCGCGATCCGCAACGATTTTGGTCACAGCGAAACCGTGGCTCGCAACCGCAACCTGGATCACGTGCGACGTTGGATCGATCACGCAGCCACTCTGCACGCGCCGATGATTCGGATCTTTGCCGGCCACGGCCAAAAAGGAAACTCTCCCGAACAGACCCATGATCTGATGGTCGACGGCATCCAGAAGTCGTGTGATTACGCGGCAAAGCACGGGATCTATTTGGCGTTGGAAAATCATGGTGGCGTGACCGCTTCGGCCGATGGGTTGTTGAAACTTGTCCGCGATGTCGATAGTCCTTGGCTGGGCGTAAACCTCGACACCGGCAACTTCCGCTTCGGCGGCGAGCCTTACGAACAGATGGAAGCTGTCGCCAAATACGCCGTCAACGTGCAGGTGAAAGTGGTTGTGAAAGACGCCGATGGTAAGCCGCAACCGATGGACTTCGCTCGGCTGAAAAAAATCCTCACCGACGCCAACTACCGCGGCTTCGTCGTGCTCGAATACGAAGAACCAGGCGATGTGCCAGCGGAGTGCCGCCGCTATGTCCAGCAGATGCGAACCGACCTCGCGCTTTAA
- a CDS encoding glutamine synthetase beta-grasp domain-containing protein, whose translation MTKCKLEYIWLDGYQPTQLLRSKTKIEDDFSGKVEDAKMWSFDGSSTEQATGGKSDLLLKPVKVIPDPGRIGTGFLVMCEVLNSDGTPHKTNGRATIVDDDGDFWFGFEQEYTLWDSETQKPVGFPEQGFPAPQGPYYCSVGGGRAVGRDIVEEHLELCLQAGLNVEGINAEVMLGQWEFQIFAKGAKDAGDQIWLARYLLDRTAESHGVEINYHCKPVKGDWNGSGMHANFSNSLLRTCGSQEVYEAVCQAFEPRIKEHIDVYGADNDQRLTGLHETQSIDKFSYGVSDRGASIRIPIFTVEHGWKGWLEDRRPASNADPYMVASAIIATVKSANLPVNA comes from the coding sequence ATGACCAAGTGCAAACTCGAATACATTTGGCTCGATGGTTATCAGCCAACACAATTGCTCCGCAGCAAGACCAAGATCGAAGATGATTTCAGCGGCAAAGTTGAAGACGCCAAGATGTGGTCATTTGACGGATCGTCTACCGAGCAAGCGACCGGCGGCAAGTCGGATCTGTTGCTCAAGCCCGTTAAAGTGATCCCCGATCCAGGCCGGATCGGAACTGGATTCCTGGTTATGTGCGAAGTTCTCAACTCCGACGGCACGCCGCACAAGACCAATGGTCGCGCGACGATCGTCGACGACGATGGCGATTTCTGGTTCGGTTTCGAGCAGGAATACACACTGTGGGATTCGGAAACTCAAAAGCCCGTCGGCTTCCCTGAGCAAGGCTTTCCAGCACCTCAAGGTCCTTATTACTGCAGCGTTGGTGGCGGCCGAGCGGTTGGTCGCGACATCGTCGAAGAGCACCTGGAATTGTGCCTGCAAGCTGGTCTGAACGTCGAAGGCATCAACGCCGAAGTGATGTTGGGACAGTGGGAATTCCAGATCTTTGCTAAGGGTGCCAAGGACGCAGGCGACCAAATTTGGTTGGCTCGTTATCTCTTGGACCGCACCGCTGAAAGCCATGGCGTTGAGATCAATTACCACTGCAAGCCAGTCAAGGGCGATTGGAACGGCAGCGGTATGCACGCCAACTTCAGTAACTCCTTGCTCCGTACCTGCGGCAGCCAAGAAGTTTACGAAGCGGTTTGCCAAGCGTTCGAACCACGCATCAAAGAACACATCGATGTCTACGGTGCTGACAACGATCAACGCTTGACCGGTCTGCACGAAACGCAGTCGATCGACAAGTTCAGCTACGGCGTTTCGGACCGTGGTGCTTCGATCCGAATTCCGATCTTCACCGTCGAGCACGGCTGGAAGGGTTGGTTGGAAGATCGTCGCCCAGCGTCGAACGCGGATCCTTACATGGTTGCCAGTGCGATTATCGCAACCGTTAAGAGCGCAAACCTGCCTGTCAACGCATAA
- a CDS encoding ABC transporter permease, with the protein MASVFALIPLQQFSWLSSWLTPIWILAVGMLLGLFATAAIYVVLAAFSRIPALGNLAEDTRKATFVALGIAIVVAGLGILKTVVFADAPEITVAGDENPTAAHSAYLILPMVGLGVIVGWGLVFGVWQRTIREFFQIVSEGITGYLLMALVGFIILGLASTMVVTDRDKIISSLPAVLESDRWETTITLDPAPADLPADQSPFQRHDLIQYNPEAVSEVVIVSDRTIMIADAESPDNFTMSPQRFESDDPVVWRRGKANPLIRSVLPLPLDPTNGVYFQNREVDPATVKIAIVTKPAAPEALTIWVTAFIVVLLLTAMITIRQAAPQVSAIALATAKSELAQPLYVTLLLIGFAAIVLFIWVPFHTLGEDIKVLKDSGMTLIMIFSIIQAVWSSGTSVSEEIEGRTALTVLSKPVSRQSFMIGKYLGIMWTILLMFVILGLLLMVVTAYKPIYDSRENTTEQPPWQTCHLEMVTTAPGLCLLFMETTLIAGISVAIATRLPVIANFVICFTIYVIGNITSPIVRASAEDNELVRFVGRLIAVVFPNLNTFNVQAAVDAGNPIPPIYLAGAFTYLACFMVVVLVVSLLLFEDRDLA; encoded by the coding sequence ATGGCTTCGGTTTTCGCTTTGATCCCGCTGCAACAGTTTTCCTGGCTCTCCTCGTGGCTGACGCCGATCTGGATCCTCGCCGTAGGCATGTTGCTAGGCCTTTTTGCGACCGCCGCGATTTACGTGGTGTTGGCCGCATTCTCCCGCATCCCGGCGTTGGGAAACCTTGCCGAAGACACGCGGAAAGCGACTTTTGTCGCCTTGGGAATCGCGATCGTTGTCGCCGGTCTGGGCATTCTGAAGACGGTCGTCTTTGCCGATGCACCCGAAATCACGGTCGCTGGCGATGAAAACCCAACCGCAGCTCACAGCGCCTACTTGATTCTACCGATGGTCGGGCTGGGAGTGATCGTCGGCTGGGGCTTGGTCTTCGGCGTTTGGCAGCGAACGATTCGCGAGTTTTTCCAAATCGTATCCGAAGGGATCACCGGCTATCTGCTGATGGCTCTGGTCGGATTCATCATCCTGGGGCTCGCCTCGACGATGGTGGTCACCGATCGCGATAAAATCATCAGTTCGCTACCTGCGGTGCTTGAGAGCGATCGCTGGGAAACGACGATTACGCTCGACCCTGCTCCCGCCGATCTGCCTGCCGATCAATCTCCTTTTCAACGCCATGATCTGATTCAGTACAATCCAGAAGCGGTTTCCGAAGTGGTGATCGTTTCGGACCGCACGATCATGATCGCCGATGCCGAATCGCCCGACAACTTTACGATGAGCCCCCAGCGATTCGAATCGGATGATCCCGTTGTCTGGCGTCGTGGCAAAGCGAATCCGTTGATCCGTTCAGTCCTGCCGCTGCCGTTGGATCCAACCAATGGCGTCTACTTCCAAAACCGCGAAGTCGATCCGGCGACGGTCAAGATTGCGATCGTGACCAAACCAGCGGCTCCCGAAGCGCTGACGATCTGGGTGACCGCCTTTATTGTCGTGCTGTTGCTGACGGCGATGATCACGATCCGCCAAGCGGCACCGCAAGTCAGTGCGATCGCGCTGGCGACGGCGAAAAGCGAATTGGCTCAGCCGCTGTACGTGACGCTGCTGCTGATCGGTTTCGCCGCGATCGTGCTCTTTATCTGGGTTCCGTTCCACACCTTGGGCGAAGACATCAAAGTCCTCAAAGATTCGGGGATGACGCTGATCATGATCTTCAGCATCATCCAAGCGGTTTGGTCGTCGGGAACCAGCGTCTCCGAAGAGATCGAAGGCCGCACCGCGTTGACCGTGCTCAGCAAGCCGGTCAGTCGTCAATCGTTCATGATCGGCAAGTACCTGGGAATCATGTGGACGATCCTGTTGATGTTTGTGATCTTGGGGCTGCTGTTGATGGTCGTCACCGCCTACAAACCGATCTACGATTCGCGTGAGAACACGACCGAGCAGCCGCCGTGGCAAACCTGCCATCTCGAAATGGTGACCACCGCACCGGGGCTATGCCTGTTGTTCATGGAGACGACGTTGATCGCCGGTATCAGCGTGGCGATCGCAACCCGATTGCCAGTGATCGCCAACTTCGTGATCTGTTTTACGATCTACGTGATTGGAAACATCACATCGCCCATTGTCAGGGCCTCGGCGGAGGATAACGAGCTGGTCAGATTTGTCGGCCGGTTGATTGCTGTCGTCTTCCCGAACCTGAACACATTTAATGTTCAGGCGGCGGTCGACGCCGGAAATCCGATCCCGCCGATCTATCTCGCCGGTGCGTTCACCTACCTCGCCTGTTTCATGGTCGTCGTACTGGTCGTCTCGCTGCTGTTGTTCGAAGACCGCGACCTCGCGTAG
- a CDS encoding serine/threonine protein kinase: MADHTSTGIVLSATDHRLPDPMPVGLAKYTNFKDMAEGGSGKLRSCWDTVVNRLVVMKTLQPKFIHDPKENRRFLREARITAMLQHPNTVPVYEIGHDPEVGIYFTMKRISGENFFQALKRIAMGDEATTEAYSLQRRIEIAISAAQALAYAHVRGVIHRDVKPENIWIGNFGEVILLDWGVAKVWGHSDESESFLFRREDVEDEEMQLRTLTGGGQRPGTPLYMSPEQVRGYKYLDERSDIFSMGIVLYEMLAIREPFRGRNINETFNNIQNVDPPKPSERSPDREIPPAADEIVMKAIQKKPSARYQSMRAMIDDMHELLENRKFD, from the coding sequence ATGGCTGATCATACCTCGACCGGTATCGTGCTCTCGGCTACCGATCATCGGCTTCCCGATCCGATGCCTGTTGGATTGGCGAAATACACGAACTTCAAAGATATGGCTGAAGGAGGCAGCGGTAAGCTGCGCTCCTGTTGGGACACCGTCGTCAACCGATTGGTCGTGATGAAAACCTTGCAGCCGAAGTTCATTCACGATCCCAAGGAAAACCGCCGGTTCCTCCGCGAAGCGCGGATCACCGCGATGCTGCAGCATCCCAATACCGTGCCGGTCTACGAGATCGGGCACGATCCAGAGGTTGGGATCTATTTCACGATGAAGCGGATCTCGGGGGAAAACTTCTTCCAGGCGCTCAAGCGGATCGCGATGGGGGACGAAGCGACAACGGAAGCTTATTCGCTGCAGCGACGTATCGAGATCGCGATCTCTGCGGCGCAAGCGCTCGCCTACGCGCACGTCCGTGGTGTGATCCATCGCGATGTGAAGCCCGAAAATATCTGGATCGGTAACTTCGGCGAGGTGATCCTGTTGGACTGGGGCGTCGCAAAAGTCTGGGGACACTCCGACGAATCGGAATCGTTTTTGTTCCGCCGCGAAGACGTGGAAGACGAGGAGATGCAGCTGCGCACCCTTACGGGCGGGGGACAGCGTCCGGGGACTCCCTTATATATGTCTCCCGAGCAGGTCCGCGGCTACAAATATCTCGACGAGCGGAGCGACATCTTCAGCATGGGGATCGTGCTTTACGAAATGCTGGCAATTCGCGAACCGTTCCGCGGCCGCAACATCAACGAGACGTTTAACAACATCCAGAACGTCGATCCTCCCAAGCCGAGCGAGCGCTCTCCGGATCGAGAGATCCCACCGGCGGCGGATGAAATCGTGATGAAAGCGATTCAGAAGAAGCCGTCAGCACGCTATCAATCGATGCGGGCGATGATCGACGACATGCACGAACTGCTGGAGAATCGTAAGTTCGACTGA
- a CDS encoding thioredoxin family protein: protein MFSVLLTALLSVVASEQAPNPDYATAYRSAQEAGKPLMVVVGADWCPACVNLKQNTIASLKQAGDLEGVEMAIVNRDAQPSLAGKLMRGPMMPQIIVFSKGDAGSWTRVQLTGFQSRDSLKSLIRKAVRNSGT from the coding sequence ATGTTTTCAGTGCTACTGACTGCTTTACTCTCGGTGGTTGCTTCCGAGCAAGCGCCCAATCCCGACTATGCAACCGCATATCGGTCGGCTCAAGAAGCGGGAAAGCCGTTGATGGTAGTCGTGGGTGCCGATTGGTGCCCAGCGTGTGTGAATCTCAAGCAAAACACGATTGCTTCGTTGAAACAGGCGGGCGATTTGGAAGGTGTTGAAATGGCGATCGTCAATCGTGACGCGCAGCCCAGCCTGGCAGGCAAATTGATGCGTGGCCCAATGATGCCACAGATCATTGTCTTTTCCAAAGGCGATGCAGGATCATGGACCCGAGTTCAATTGACCGGTTTTCAATCCAGAGACTCCTTGAAGTCGCTGATTCGTAAAGCGGTTCGCAACTCGGGAACCTAA
- a CDS encoding Gfo/Idh/MocA family protein, whose translation MRLRVGVIGLGPAWQHRHRPALMMMRERFQVRAIYAPVAHLAAQAARDFEAETMDGYRALIHRSDIDAVIVLDSSWQGWLPLVAACEAGKAVYWASDLNIDAQRAVELKEQVDKSGIAFMAEFPRRYAPATLRLKELLATKLGKPQLLFCHRRLGRPEPTSNNLVSDVPQHQDRTTRELVEIVDWCRYVVADNPTDLNSTVYGERGQETYRQLSLRFGTGPTAVCAQISAGQYVPSSWQEAIGFRPSADMQICCEHGLAFIDLPSTLVWFDDAGRHVESLETELPVGEQLLIQFHRSVTSLVRKMANLQDAHYALQVIRLAQQSAESGQRICLNELFSPTPPI comes from the coding sequence ATGCGACTTCGAGTTGGCGTTATTGGTCTTGGGCCCGCGTGGCAACATCGGCATCGACCCGCATTGATGATGATGCGCGAGCGTTTTCAGGTGCGCGCCATCTATGCGCCGGTCGCCCATCTGGCAGCTCAAGCAGCAAGAGATTTCGAAGCCGAGACGATGGACGGCTACCGCGCGTTGATCCATCGTTCGGACATCGACGCGGTGATCGTATTGGACAGCAGCTGGCAGGGCTGGCTGCCGCTGGTCGCCGCCTGTGAAGCGGGCAAAGCGGTCTACTGGGCGAGCGATCTGAACATCGACGCACAGCGCGCCGTGGAACTGAAGGAACAAGTCGATAAATCGGGGATCGCCTTCATGGCTGAATTCCCCCGTCGATACGCCCCCGCGACGCTGCGATTAAAAGAACTGTTGGCTACCAAGCTCGGCAAACCTCAGCTGCTCTTTTGCCATCGCCGGCTGGGACGCCCCGAACCGACATCGAACAATCTGGTTTCGGATGTTCCGCAGCACCAAGACCGCACGACGCGCGAGCTGGTCGAGATCGTCGATTGGTGTCGGTATGTCGTCGCCGACAATCCGACCGATTTGAATTCGACAGTGTACGGCGAACGGGGCCAAGAAACCTATCGCCAATTGAGCTTGCGCTTTGGCACCGGCCCCACTGCGGTCTGCGCCCAGATTTCGGCTGGCCAATACGTCCCCTCCAGCTGGCAAGAAGCGATCGGATTTCGCCCTAGCGCCGACATGCAGATCTGTTGCGAACACGGCCTCGCCTTCATCGACTTGCCCAGCACTTTGGTCTGGTTCGACGACGCCGGTCGGCACGTTGAATCGCTGGAAACCGAACTGCCCGTTGGTGAACAGCTGTTGATCCAATTCCATCGCAGTGTCACCAGTTTGGTGCGAAAGATGGCAAACCTGCAGGACGCTCATTACGCTTTACAAGTGATTCGACTCGCTCAACAGAGTGCCGAATCAGGACAACGCATCTGTCTGAACGAATTATTCAGCCCTACTCCTCCGATTTAG